The following nucleotide sequence is from Synchiropus splendidus isolate RoL2022-P1 chromosome 1, RoL_Sspl_1.0, whole genome shotgun sequence.
ctgatgacagtgaggactggagagaaacaaacaagGCAGGTTCAGATTGTTTAGAGAATTCAAGCCGTCATGTTGGCGAGAAGAAAGATGTGGATGAACGCAAATCTGTCATCTGCTCTGGATGTGGGAAGAAGTGTTCATCAAATTCTGGACTGGCTCGACACACAGCGACCTGTATTGGACCTTTGACTTGTTCGCTTTGCAGAAAAGTTttgattttaaatccaaactgaaaaaacacattagaattcactctggagaaaaaccctttatcTGCCCTCATTGTGGTCAGAGTTTTACACACAATGTGACCCTGACCATGCACATGAGAGGTCACACTGGAGAGCAACCTTTCAGTTGCTCTCTGTGTGATAAAAGTTTTTCCCGAAAAGAGCACCTGACGCAACACATGAGTATTCACACCAAAgagaaacctttcatctgctcccagtgcgGTAGCTGTTTTACACTAAAAACTAACCTGAAGGTGCACATAAGGAcccacactggagaaaagcctttcagctgctctcagtgtggcaaATGTTTTACACATAAAGGGACCCTGAAGGTACACATGAGAAGTCACAccggagaaaaaccttttagcTGCGCTCAATGTGGGGGTTGTTTTACAAAGAACAACCACCTAAAGAAACACATAAGaactcacactggagaaaaacctttcacctGTTCTCATTGTGGTCATTGCTTTTCGCAGAGTGGGGACCTaaggaaacacatgaaaattcacactggtgaaCAACCTTTCAGTTGTCATcaatgtggtaaatgtttttcacgcAGAGACAACCTGAAGAAACAcgtgagaattcacactggtgagAAACCTTTCACCTGCTGTCAGTGTGGTAATTGTTTTTCCTGCAAAGACAACCTGAAGGAGCatatgagaattcacactggagaaaagcctttcagctgctctcagtgtggcaaCTGTTTTACACATAGAGGGACCCTGAAGGTACACATGAGaagtcacactggagaaaaaccttttagcTGCACTCAATGTGGGAGTTGTTTTACAAGGAACACCCACCTAAAGAAACACAtaagaattcacactggagaaaaacctttcacctgctctcagtgtggccATTGCTTTTTGCAGAGTGGGGCCCTcaagaaacacatgaaaattcacactggtgaataaCCTTTCAGCTGTCATcaatgtggtaaatgtttttcacgcAGAGACAACCTGAAGAAACACGTGGGAATTCACATGGGCGAGAAACCTTTCACCTGCTGTCAGTGTGGTAATTGTTTTGCCTACAAAGACAACCTGAAGGAGCATATaaaaattcacactggagaaaaaccttctAGTTTCTCTCGGTGTGGTATGTGTTTCATAAACACAGGCGACCTCAGAAGACACTATGAAACGCACAGTGATGAagaacctttcagctgctctcggTGTGATCATACTTTCAAGGGGAGCAGACACCTGAAGGCTCACATGATTGAAATACTGTGCGATGTGCGTGTACTGAACATATGCAAAGCTGTGAGTTCATGCTGAAGAAAGTGCAAAACAACTTATCTGGTTGTGGAGCTGGAGCCATTGCCTCATGAAACTACACTTGTACACAGTCCGCTGTTGGTTGACTTCAAATAAATGGCCAAGAACTTTTCTTTTGTCGTAAGTTATTTGGAATCCAGGACTGTTAAGTGTTTCCATGAAGCGTTATCGTCCCCTGATATCACAGACGTACAAGAAATATTTCTATTGTACATTCAAGGGCTTCACGCACGGGCACACGGGCGATTCATACCGAATGtccatttgtgttgttttattttttttttacatttaaaaaaaaaaatgttgcgtAAATGGTGGAGACCATAGTTACATGCTTTTGTCAAAGATAGTTAACGTTTAGATAATCGAATATTTTGGAGATATTCTATGCTTcaaacttttcttttcaaatacaaataatactacaaacaaacaaacaaacaacattatattaaaaaataacatcataTTAATAGGCCGATCATGTAAACAGAAGTAAACTCTCGGTCTGCAACACTTCAACACTGTCTGCAGATTGTGGTTTTTGAACAGGAGCGACACAACTGCTTATTTAAAATTGAAGGGACCGCAACCTGACGTGTCTTTTGAGATCGTGGGCCATTTATCATGAGTTTCAGTTGGATCTCGAGGCTGGTGACAGCGTTTGACAGTTTGTCGGCAACAGAAACATCTTTTGCAAACTCCCACCTCAGGTGCTGAAGTTGACCATCTCCTTGGCTGAGGCCCTGGAGGGGTCAGAGGCTCGTCCACCACGGGTGGGGCTGCCTCCACAGCTCTCCAGTCAAGAGTCCCAGCGAGGACATCTGCTCGGCTGCCTCTTGAACATCAACCTTCACTTTTGTAAAAGCAAATCCTGTCAAGTTCACTGGATGAAGAGTGAGACAGGTCCCAGTGACTGCAAGcccctcactctctctgtctgccCTCCTTTATTAAGTAGCGTGGACTGGCCTCAGGAGCTGGACAGGACATGGAAGGGTGCAGGCTGCAGGAAGTTTTCCTCTTTCACTCTTGTGCTTTCTCAGAAGAGATCTAGCCTCAAGTCTTTGCTCTTGAGTCCAAGTCCACTCCAACTTTGCGTCTCACTTCCAAGAAGTCAAATCTTCACCCATTTTCCGCCACACTCTTCCCGTACAGCTCGGCGTCCTTGCTGAACTCAGGTTTGTTCCACCGCTCTGCATTCTCTTCCAGGTCTTTTACTCACTTGGGCTTTGTGTCCTCCTCCCTGTTCCTCTCCCGGAGCAGAGCTTCCTGACACTCAGTCATGAGTTTTTAGCTCCTGGACCCTCCATCTTTGACCGTCGATCTCTCTCTCGGGGGCTCCTGGTCCTGGCTTCTGCTTCCTCCAGCAGATCAGCTTCACTGTGATtctcacagcagcaggaacCCAGTTATGTCAGTCCCTGACTCAGTTCCACGGTAGCTCACCTTCTTCCTCCAGCCTTGCTAACCTTACTAGCTGGTTGCGAGTGCACCACCTGGTTCATGAGGCATTTCGACCCTTGACCCTACCAGACTACAGACACCGAAGTTCATTTTGTATTGTCAGCTTAATTTTGGATGAAAACATGAGCATGCACGAGTGGTGACGCAGGAGCATGTATTTATCCAACAGCTTTTGGAGCATAATATTCAGGGCATAATTTTGTTTTGACATTGCTTCCTCTTGCCTCCATTCACCTTAACGCACCGCCCTCGCGGCTCGACCTGTTCCAAGATGGCGGCGCTGTAGACACGCCCCACACAGTCGGGAATGGAGCCAAAAACCAGGCCATGCTGAGGAGTATAGAGGCTGCTGCCGTGGAGAAGAAGCCTCTGTCAAGAAATGGTGTTGCTTTGGTCTGGTTTGGTTTCCTTCCTTGTCTATTTGAGGATTCAATTTTTTTGTGTTCTGTGTTTGCTGCTCTGCCACAGACCTGGGAAGAGACGCCTCATGGTCTCAACCCGAATATTTCGAGGCTCTGGCCAAACATGTTCAACATCAAACACAAATGGATTTAGTTGTGTTGACAGCTGCTTCAGTAAAGTAACTTTCTaagagtattaaaaaaaaaaggtggttactcacgtaacccaggttctatgaatatgtgcgtagccctctaacggccttagctattggttaatccacaacGAGGCACTGGCCTGAAACttcccaggaaggcaccacccaccacgtataactctcccctgctcccgccgctctgctccttttggaactcagcggaaacaggcACATATTACTATCGGTCAGACGAAAGCCCTTTGTCCTGTCCACATAGCAAGCTAGGGCCCGCACCGGGCACAACCGgtgcatcctagcctcctgGTCAGACtgaggtggggaataaaaggcCCTCAACACCAGGACTTGAGACCGATACGAAGCCGTGATGACCTTCGGTCTAAAAGCCAggtttggatgaagggtcacagaggtcaaaccctcACCAAAAGACATACACCGTGGGCTCACAGAAAGGGTGTCAGATCGCCCACTCTCTTAGAGCCCTTCTAgaaccacctgcaaactccaggGTGGGATTAGGCTCCTCACAGGAGGCCTAATGCGCCGAGCAGAAATCTCTTAATGACCGGGTGACTCCTCACAGAGACCCGGTCAAAACTTTGGTGCCCAGCTGAAATGGCAGCCGCAAACACATTGAGTGTAGACGCCGCCCGGCCAttgtccaacagctcctgcatgaAGGACTAGATCTCCGCCACAGAGCAAGCAGACGATGAAAGCTGTCTCACACACCCGCCACTTGGAAGTGTAATGTTTGTTAGTGGCCGGTGCACGGGCGCTCTGCACCGTCTGCGTCCGACAGCCccatgtccagcagtctcatcctttcagcaaccagaccttgagaggtcgacccaggacaggaCGGGCCCTGATCCTGCACCAGAGCGAGTACTCTCGCCCTAGTCCACCACTCCCAAGTCGTCGTCGTCGGGAAAAATCttgaggtggacctcctcctcgtAGAAACGACGCTCATCCACCTCCGTGACGTCCGCCCAAACCATCTTCACTGGAGGTGCTTTAGGAGCgggctgaggaggctgagtTGCTGGAAGAGTGGCCGACTCCTGGTCGACTCCCTTCCAGCATGCTAGACCCGCCCGCCTGTGTGGCTCTTCTCCTGAAAGAGCCACACAGGCGGGACAggagtccagcagtctcaggtgTTCAGGCCCCAAGCAGACGACGCAGGCGTCATGCTTGTCGGACTCACCGAGAGAATCGGCGCAGGACGAACTGGAACGCTCCATAATAACCCGTTGGTTGTAGTCGCAGGCTGAGTagcaaaaggagcagagcagcgggagcaggggagagttatacgtggtgggtggggccttcctgggcggagagccaatcagtcgaagtctcaggccagtgcctcgatgtggattaaccaatagcgaaggccgttagagggctacgcacatatgaaatagaactgtTTTAATTTTTTCTGTGGGTGACGTCAGGGTTCGTGTATTTCAAAAATAACTATTAAGTAGTACCTTCTGAATGTCATCAGATTGGACAGTGTTGAACTCGTCCATTTAGTTTAGGACATCAAATATTTTTAACTCAAGAAGAAACCAAACgaaactgacaaaaataattccACGACTTTTGAGAGGAAAGATTCCACGAGGGGGCGACACCAGTCAAAGAACAGCCGCTCATCCGTcgctgtgtttttctgtttagaAAGACTTGGGTATTTGAGTTTGCTTTCTAGACACAGTTTCTGTTGGTGTAATGGCGTCAGTTTGTTTATCTGTTTGGTGACCAACTGCTGCGCGGAGAGGTCCGCCCTCGCCTCCATTTCCTGCTGCCTGAACAATGAGGCCGCTCCTCCTCCGCCGTCTATGTTCGTGGATCCTCCGGCGGGAGCGAATGTCCTGCAGAGAGTGAACGGCTTCTTACAGCTGCCGGAGATCATCTGCTGATCACCTCTTCCCCCATATTATTCGGATTTAAACGAGCGACGGAAGAAGAGGAtcctgctggagatggagaccGAGAGAGCGGGTActcacgcacgcgcgcgcgcgcacactcTTCTTTCATGCACTGTGCGTTGAAAAAGCTGGGGAAAAGCAGTAGATGATCTTATTTACACGTTGTAGACGTTGTAAGTGCAGAGTGTGAACCGCCGCCTGTTGATGACGTCACGCACTATAGTTCCGCtcggttattattatttttttccttcttatttTATCGTGATTGAATGGTTTGAAATCAGCCTTCACTCCACGTGAGACAGTCACGTGATCGAGCATGCGTTGATGGTGACTTTGCGTGGGATTTTTGTTCTATCGCCTGAGCCGGAAATGACATGGTTTTGTGGTCTCTATTGCAACGTCCTGGGTTTATGTTCATGCTGCTGTTCCTTTAAGGGTTCCGCGGGGGTGGAGCGAGGGGCTGCGCTGGAGGGCAGAGGGAGTTTcgggagctgctgctgctgctgttcctaTGAGACCGACCCACAGAGTTTGACGGAGTTCAAAAGAAGATGATCAACTACAGAACGGCTGTTTCCTGTGACTCCCAGCAGACGCCGCGATACATATCCCGTGCTGCTGTGTGGGACCAGAGTTAGTGTGGATGAAGTAAGAGCCTGTGCAGGAGAGGCTTGTGTTTCAGACCTGGTGGTGTCGGAATAGTTAGTTTGGGGCGCGACTGATGGCCGCAGCACAACCCTGTCAGGCGCCTGAAAACCCTCTGCCTTCAGTCTCTATTACTCCAGAAAGCGTGTTAGCGCCGCACTCTGTCGTATAGTTACCGGAGTCTGGACAATGTTTGTCAAGATGTTTTGTGAATCCACACAGGCAACATGGTTGAAAGTAACACCAGGAGTCGTCTCGGACAGTTGAGTGAAGGACAAAGCTCGCTGTTGATGCTGTTCCAGGATtgaactccacacacacacacacacacacacacacacacacacacacacacaaacatcacgagtcactcaggtgtgtgtgtccctgcaggtgtccagcagctgctggtggtgaaagaagaagaagatgctactgagcagcaggagtgcagctccagtctggatcaggagggacaagaacctcctctcattaaagaagaaccagaagaagaagatctagaccaaatcaaagaagaggccacccagttctccctcactcctgtccaggtgaagagtgaagatgatggagcaaccagcagctggactcaacacatgaagacagaagctgatggagacacctgtggaggagcagaagcagccagtgacttggatacacctctcctccctgaccaccagaggtcgccttgttctgactctgacactgatgacagtgaagactggagagaaTCTGGTGATGCTCAGTCAGCTTCAACCTCTGTGGAGAATCCACCAGCGCCTGCCAGTGACAAGAAAGAGAGTGTCAATCACAAATCACTGATCTGCTCtggatgtgggaggaaatgtTCTTCCAAGTCCGGACTGACCAAGCATGTAAAGTCGTGTGGTGGAGGATCTTTAACTTGTTCATTTTgtgggaaatgttttgaaaagaatCAAAATTTGGAGGTTCACATGAGaactcacactggagaaaagcctttcagctgctctgagTGCGACAAGTGTTTTATACGGAAGGACCACCTGAGCCAGcacatgaagacacacactGGAGAAAGACCTTTCAGATGCTCCCATTGTGATAAATGTTTTGCACAGAGGTACACCCTGAGACTGCATGTGGAAACTCATACCAGAGACAAAAGTTTTGGCTGCCCTGAGTGTGGAAAGAGGTTTATGGGCAAAAGTATTCTGAAGACACACATGAGAGCTCATGCTGTGGAACAACCGTACCGTTGCGCtgagtgtggtaaatgtttaaaacagatTAAGACCttgaaaaaacacatgaaaattcacAGTGGGGAAAAGCCTTTtggctgctctcagtgtggcaaATGTTTTCTACGGAGCGATAGCCTGAAGGAacacatgaaaattcacactGGCGCAAAACCCTTTGTCTGCTCTCAATGTGGAAAGTGTTTCACCTACAAGTCCAACCTGAAGGAACACAAGCGAGttcacacaggagagaaaccttACTGCTGCTCGGGTTGTGGAAAACCTTTTTCCTCCTCGAGACAAATGAAGAAGCATGAGAAAAATCACAAACTAGACagcgtttccatggcaaccacgGATGCTGTGACCCAGCCCTCCTGATTCTGGAATGATCTTATGGCACTTTGATTTTaaaagtgtttgtttacatATAATACGACCAAAAACTGTccaattgtattttatttctttgtttattttccctCACACACGAAGAATCAGGGTCTGATAATATCAAGGGTGCGTACTTGAATTCCGTATTTCAACGAGAACTGGTACAGTATTAGTATCAGTATTCAGAGGGAAATCTTTAACTTCTCACCTCTAACAGGGGGACACCTGGGACACAGAGTAAGGAAATAAATGCGGCTCCACTTGTATTACCTCATTCTGTTCCGCCTATGTTTCCATATGGGAGAGCCAGGCCATTGCTTTTACCACTTAGGCTTAGTCCAGAAAAGGTGTAAAGAAGGAgagggaagaagagaaggaaataaaagtctttgtgcctgtgtgtgtttaaacatgCGGCGTAGGATCACGCTCACGATCCTGAATGAACGGAGACAGCAATGTGTCTGGTCCTTAGCTGTGCTGTTGCTGTGACAGTTCAGAAAAGTGTTGCTGGATGCACCCGTTCTCCTTCATGTTCCTCTTTGAGGCAGCTCCTCTGTGTTCTTGGCTTCTGAGGGATGAGAATGTGCGTCAGAGTTTGAAAGGTTCCTGTTGACTGACAATCATCTGCTGGAGTTTTCACAACATTTATTCTGCTATCGATGAGACGGGGAGCGACGGAGTGTCCTGCTGGAGCTCGAGACCAGCAGGTGCACAGAGACGCACAGATTTTTTGGGGAACAACGTTCTGCAACTCGTCCCAAATCTGCAAGCGTATCTCACCAGACTGTAGACGGTCAAAGATGAATTCAATGTGTTGGAGTTGGTCAATTCTGAAAGTTCACTTCGCGCATCCTTCATCTCTGACACGTCTGTGTAGTGAACTATATGATGCTGGATTCACCTACTGTGCCTGTGTCTTGCCATTTCTaaggcaaaacaaaatattttcgcTTTTGTCCTGGGCTGATTAAAATTCCTGTCCAGCGGGTGGCGGTAGTGCGCCTTTAACCTGTCGCAAACCCAACTCGACAACATGAAGAAGAACTTGATCGCCTCCATTTCCTCACTCATGGAAAGATGCTCTGAACGATGGGTGTGAGCGACCATCACCAGACGTTTCTCTGTTAGAAGCGAGATGCAGTCCAGGGGAGCAGGTACTCACTGACTGGAGCGGAACTTGTCCGTTGTGTTTCCGAAGTGTTGACAGAGTCACGTCACCGAGACGTTGTCTGCCCCTGAGACGTTTATATGAAATCATCTGTGATGCCTCCCTGCCGAGATGCGTGTCTCTTCTGCGGCGCGTTTGTACTCCACTGTTTCATGGCATCTCTTGCGAGCCTGAAGTGTCGGAAACTTCCGAGGCTAGCTGTCGGTGACACTTGTATGGGCCTAAGAATGAAGAATgaacgttttttttcccccctgatttcgcagaaatctttggcagtattttcacagatttagcaaatatgtgttacatttgagacactacaCAATCATGTTAtgtcccattgtttcatctctgtaagtgTTAATCTGAATCTAAATAATAAATGGCAGCAAGGCAACCGCCCGCGGGGCCCCACGAGCCACTGGTTTTGAAATGAATGCAACAACAAATTGTGTGCGCCCCTTTAAAAgaccgtctgtctgtcttcttcgAGTACAACAATGGGCCACAGAGCTGAAGCCATGTCCGCGAGGCCGCGGTACCTGGCGACCCtatccaccacttcagcagtgacagcgcCGTCACCCCTGGCTGTGGTGGTTCCAAAAAATCCTGCTCAGATTCTTGCTCTTCCTTTGATCCCTTTCCTTGTTGTTTTTGGTGCCACATATCAAGCAGGACCTGCTGCGTCGTCATGGCGACCCTTAAAAAAGTCAAGATGAAAGCTACATTGCAGTTTGCAACAATTGTTAATCCAAATTATCTAGATTCTTCCGATCTGCCACAAGGACAACTACTTTAACGCACTTCAGTTGTTATTGTTGGAATGCATGTTTTTATGGAGacgtacagagaaggtcagagggAGCTgcgttgtgtctttgtggacctggagaaagtgtacgacagagtgccaagagaagagttgtagTATTGTATGAGGAcatctggagtggcagagaaggatgttggagtggtgcaggtgtCCAGTGTAtggcaggtgtgagacagtggtgaggtgtgctgcaggtggaacagaggagctcaaggtggaggtgggtctgcaccaaggctcagctctgagccccttcttgtttgccatggtgggTTGAcaatgaggttagacaagaagccccttggaccatgatgtctgcagatgacattgtgatctgtggtgagagcagggagaaaGTGGAAGATCaactagagaggtggaggtttgccttagaaaggagagaatgaaggttagctgcagtaagatggaatccatgtgtgtgaatgagagggaggcaaGTGGACAGGttaagttacaggatgcagagataaagaaggtggagggtttgaagtactgaggctcaacggtccagggccatggagagtgtgagggagaggtgaagaagcgggtgcaggcaggatggaatcattggaggaaagtgtcaggtgtgatgtgtgacaaaaggctgtcgacgaggatgaaagggaaagtgtccaaaagggtggtgaggccagcaatgttgtatggtttggaaacagtggcactgaggagaagacaggaggcagagctggaggtagcagagatgaagatgctgagcttctctctgggagtgagagcaggatgatgataggatcagagggacagcacatgggctcaggtgtttaggagaccaagtcagagaggctggatggagatggtttggacatgtacagaggagagagagagagagagccagtacattggtagatgaagatgttgagatgttggaacagcctggcagaaggtggagaggaaggccatgaGTATCCACACTGGTGACAAACCTTTCTGCTGCTCTCAGTGCGGGAAGTGTTTTACACGAAGCTATGCGCTAAAGCGACACATGATAGTTCATTCTGGATGAAAGACTTTTATCCGCACTGAGTGTAACAGTTGATTTGCACAGAAGAAGAGCCTGAAGGAACAGAGTAGAGTCCACGGTCGAGGGAAAACCTTTTATCTGCTCTCTCTGTGGCCATTGTTTTAGGTTTAGGCAAAATTCTGATTTGTGCCCATTACCCATTTTCTtggacaaataaatgaaaaaaaaaaaaaaggtaaacgCAGGTAAAATGTGCCTCTTCTGTGGGTGGGAGTGAGCAGAAGAGCTTCCTGAAAATGACCATGGTCTGCTTCTGAGTTGTCAAGCCGGATCACTCTCTCTAAAcaaaggaagagaaggagatgGAGACAAAGAGAGCAGGCACAAACACACGCGGACAGAGAAAGACATCATCGATGTGCCACCGCTGCACTTCACTGATCTGCCGTGGTCCTtgcagtgacatcacagcacAAGTGGACTAAACTTGTCCACTAAAGTCTTCAGGCGATTTGCAGAACAGGTGTTATGATGAGTGATCATCCAAATTTACTTTGGATGATGTTATTGTGGTAATAAGTTAGTATTATTTTACGTAAACAGCATGTACTTCGGGTTGTTGAAGCTGCTTTAAACGCTTCGTGATCAGGTGAAAcatcatgttttgttgtgtcaCCAAACCAAATGTGAGGCCTAATACTGCATGGTGCCAAATATTCTCTCTGGTCACGATTTTtaccatttcttttttaatgttgcATCAATAGTCCAGAACATATTTACGTACATGTTTCGTTTTGAAAGTTAGTGTTTGGCATTCATGTTACAGACTGTgcttttcaaataacatttgaaaacacacaacTTCATTTCCCACGAGGCTGATGATGTaaatcctcatgagatgcctgaacTGCCTCCTCTCAACCGTCAACCCTGTGAGCTCATTTGAAACGGCACTCTGCTGGCTCACGCTGTGGTCTGTAAAACCGCCCGCTGACTTTAGCGTTCGGACCAGGAAGAAACCGCCAGCCTTCCTGGTCATTCAGGACACTGCGAAGATCCTACCTCCTCCTGACCTGGAAACCACAAGGAAAAAACATCCATCAGTTGTTGATGATGGCAGAAGTATATTTATCTCTTCCCCTCCCGGATGAAAAatgtgaagaggaagaaaactaaAGAGGGTCATGGGTGAGATGGAGGCGGAGAGGAGCGAGCCACGAGGATgaatggaggtggaggagactggCGTGTGGTGACCTCTGAGCGGAAACGCCATAAATAACCATGAaattcagagagaaaaacacagaTTTAAGATTCAGATTTAGTATTTAGATttaacatttagatttagatttagtttAAACACttagagatgaaacaatgggagCTAACATTAAAGTGTCGTGTCCCAAATGTAAGAAATATTTGCTTCATTTATGAAGAGACTTCTGCTAAACCACTAAAACAACGGGtatcttcattttcacattcGGCGCCCCATCGTTTATTTCGAGCTTAATGTCGTCGTGGAACATTTAACAAATATTTCGTTTTTGTCGAGCTCATCTTTCTAAATCACGCTTAAAATGATGATTTCAAATCTTTCCTGAATGCTGCTGATGTTTCAGCGCGTCACGTCTGAGTGAGGAGAGCTGTTCCACGGGGGGGCGCCATCAAGCGAGCCGTCCAGGGGAAGAGGGACCCGCCCCTTGCTCCATTTTCCTCCCCCCGCAGCACAGAAGCGGAGCCTGCGCGGTCTTTGTTGGCGGATCCTCCGACGGACGGGAGCAGTCCTTCGAGCGACGGCTGCTTCGATCGTCTGCTGGCGCCTTTTCACGACGGATGATGAACGATAGACGGAACCCAGGTGAATCCCGGCgcttctgcacacacacacacacacaccgtagTGTTGGCTGCGTGTTTCACGAGGGCTGGAACTGAGGAGTTTACACGGACTCACGGCGAG
It contains:
- the LOC128752668 gene encoding oocyte zinc finger protein XlCOF6.1-like is translated as METERAGVQQLLVVKEEEDATEQQECSSSLDQEGQEPPLIKEEPEEEDLDQIKEEATQFSLTPVQVKSEDDGATSSWTQHMKTEADGDTCGGAEAASDLDTPLLPDHQRSPCSDSDTDDSEDWRESGDAQSASTSVENPPAPASDKKESVNHKSLICSGCGRKCSSKSGLTKHVKSCGGGSLTCSFCGKCFEKNQNLEVHMRTHTGEKPFSCSECDKCFIRKDHLSQHMKTHTGERPFRCSHCDKCFAQRYTLRLHVETHTRDKSFGCPECGKRFMGKSILKTHMRAHAVEQPYRCAECGKCLKQIKTLKKHMKIHSGEKPFGCSQCGKCFLRSDSLKEHMKIHTGAKPFVCSQCGKCFTYKSNLKEHKRVHTGEKPYCCSGCGKPFSSSRQMKKHEKNHKLDSVSMATTDAVTQPS
- the LOC128752743 gene encoding oocyte zinc finger protein XlCOF6.1-like, producing the protein MWEEVFIKFWTGSTHSDLYWTFDLFALQKSFDFKSKLKKHIRIHSGEKPFICPHCGQSFTHNVTLTMHMRGHTGEQPFSCSLCDKSFSRKEHLTQHMSIHTKEKPFICSQCGSCFTLKTNLKVHIRTHTGEKPFSCSQCGKCFTHKGTLKVHMRSHTGEKPFSCAQCGGCFTKNNHLKKHIRTHTGEKPFTCSHCGHCFSQSGDLRKHMKIHTGEQPFSCHQCGKCFSRRDNLKKHVRIHTGEKPFTCCQCGNCFSCKDNLKEHMRIHTGEKPFSCSQCGNCFTHRGTLKVHMRSHTGEKPFSCTQCGSCFTRNTHLKKHIRIHTGEKPFTCSQCGHCFLQSGALKKHMKIHTGE